GGATGGGGAGAAGCAAGACGATGCTGGGTTTGATGCATTAATCGGGAATCCACCGTGGGTGCGTAGTATCAACTTGAAATCATCAGATATGAGCAGTTGGAGATATTATAGAAATTCCTATCAATCAGCTAGTAGTGGTGAATATGATATATACCTCTGCTTTATTGAAAAAGGTATTTCTCTAATAAACTCTGACGGTGAGTTTGGATATATAACACCAAATAAATGGATAACATCACAGGTCGGTTCAAATCTGCGAGATATCCTTTCGTGTGGCAAATATGCCAAATCTATAATAGATTTCGGTTCACACCAACTTTTCGAAGGAATAACCACATACTCTTCCCTACTGTTCCTTAATAAACAAAATAATTCTGAGGTTTATATTCAGGAATTGATCGAAGAGGATACTTCCGATCATCCAGATATTAAAACAGATCAGTTTTGGCAAAATGGGACCGTTGAAACAGAGTCACTTACCTCAGATCCTTGGTCATTCAACCTAGGTCCTATCGGCAATCTCTTTGATAAGCTCGCTACACTCCCTTCACTTGGCGATGAAGCGAATGTATTTATGGGAACAGGTACGAGAGCAGATTCTGTATTTCTACTTGAACAAGATGGTTCTGAATTATATTCCCCAGCACTTGAAGAAACAGTTTCAATTGAAGAGGAATTACTTCGTCCGGGTTTAAAAGGAAGCGATATTGAGAATTATAGTTTTGAACGCAATCGAAGATTAATATTCCCGTACAATATTGGAGATAATAAGTGTGAACCAATTCAACCGAAGGAACTCCAAACGTCTTACCCAAAGTGCTGGGAATATCTCAATAAAAATAGAGAAGAACTTGAGCAAAGAGAAGGTGGAAAATTTGTTGACGAAGAGCTGTGGTATGTCTATGGCTATCCACGTAGTATGAATAAGTTAGGAAATGAAAAGATTGTGTTGCCAGATGTTGTAAATGAGGCTGAAATGGCCTATGATTCTGAAGGATGGTATATTCTTGACACGGCATATGGGATTGTGTCTGACAACCATGATGAGCGATATTTAACAGCAATATTGAATTCTGATCTGTTAACAAGCTATCTACAGCTTTCAGGCACTGATCTTCGTGGTGGCTATTTCCGTATGAAAACAGCGTATCTGAATCCATTCCCTATTCCAGACTTGAAGATTGATATCCGTGAAAATAAACGAGAACAATTCAGAGATATAGGTACAGAACTGGCCGAAAATATCGTAGAGGGGAGTCAGAATACGGACACTATTGAAATCATTGGACAAGAGGGCTCTCAGGAAGTTTTGGTTCCAATTACAGAGTCTAGAAGTGATTTGACGAAGAAATTAAAATCACTTAACCTCTCTCTTCTAGACCACCTCGGCTCCTACTCCGATGGCCCGACCCTCTCAGACATCGGCCTGACCCAACCCCCACGCGGCGCGGCGGAGTCGATCCTCCAGCAGACCGCCGCGGAGAAGCCGAACCTCCGGGTCGGTGAGGCCAGCGTGGTTCGGGAGTCCGACAACACCGTCGAAATCCGATTGACGGCGCGGTATAAACCGAGCGAGACGCGACCGGAGGGAGGGTCTCGAACCGGAACGGGCGACGCCCGTGGAGGGAGCGAGGACGATGCCCTCGACGAGAGCGATTTCGAAGTCGACCAGTGGGGATACACCGAAACCGACCCCCAGCCCGCCTTACGGATCACCGATCTCACCAAGGCGGAGGCCGATCTGATCGCGGCCTTTGTTCCGGTGGCCGTCGACGAAGCCGGTGGGTTTGCGGGCTTCCGTGAGACGGCGACGAAAACGAACTCGCTGGTCGACCGGCTTCGGAAGTTGACGCTTCCGGCTGTGGATGACGTGGAAGCTGAGTTGACGGGGTATATGCAGACCGTCGAGCGAGCCGAGGAGTTAGAGGCGAAAATCGAGTCGACTGACGCGCTGATTGACGAGATTGTATATGAGCTGTATGGCTTGACTGACGAAGAAATCGAGATTGTTGAGGAGGCTGTCGGGGAGTAGTATCCGCGAGCGAAAGCGAGCGGTTCTCTGCCGAACACAGTGAGGCAGTCTTTTTGGTCCAGATTTTTCAAGGCGTGGTTGGCGAACGCAGTGAGCCAACCCAACGCAGAAAAAGGTGGTTTTGAGTGTAGGGTCTCTCACAGTGAGGTATGGTAAGCGAAGATACAGTCCTCGATACGTTTCCGGACAGTCCAGTGACCACGGCCGCACTCTCGGAGCTCGAAAATCACGACGATATTCTGACGGCGATCCCGCTCATCTCGGAGGCTCGCGGCGCAAAGGAACTCTCCAAACACGCGGTGATCCAAACCGACTCAGTCGCCATTGTCGTCGTCTACAATGACGGCGAGGGATGGACCGTCGACCACCGCGTCGACGGCACCGACCGCGACAATGACGAGGTATTCGAGGAGGCAATGGTCGCCGCACAGGGTGAAACGTCGCTGGTCGACGCACCCGACGAGAAGTAGTCCACGAGAGAAGCAAGCGGTTCACTGCCGAACGGAGTGAGGCAGCCTTTTTGATCCACATTTTTGCGGTGAGCGGTGGCCGAACGGAGTGAGGCCACCCGAACCGTAAAAAGGTGGGAGTCTACTCCGACGCAGAAACAGGTGGTTTGGGAAGCCGAAGTTCGACAGTCGACCCAAGCTGTTGTGGCTCGATGACACTGACTGTGCCACCGACACCGGTGACAATCCAGTAGACGAGCCACAGCCCGAGGCCGCGACCGTGGGCCAGCGGCGTCTCCTCGCCGGATTCGAGGACCGACCGCTCCAACTCGGGGAGCCCCGGTCCCTCGTCCCGCACCCGAATCGCGACGTGTGTGTCGGTCTCGGCCAGTTCGATCCCGACGGTGGGAGTCTCACCTGTGTGTTTGGCGGCGTTGTCGACCAGTTCCCAGACGGCCGTTTCCAGCCGTGGGGCCGTGTCGACCACGCATGTTTCGAGTCCCGAGGCGGCAATCGATGCCTCGGGATACTGGTCGCCGAGTTGGTCGACCACGCGGTCGACGAGCGGGCGGAGATCGATAGGCTTCCGCTCGATAGGCCCGTCGAGCGTTTGTTCGAGCTTTTGGGCCGTCTCACTCAGATCGAGCAACCGATCCGAGGTCGTCCGCACGCGCTTGGCCAGCGTCTGCTGTTGGCCCACCAACTGGTCTTCGAGCATCTCGGCGTAGCCGTTGATAACGCCGACATCGTTGCGCAGATTGTGACGAAGCACACGGTTGATGACGCTGATCAGTCCGTCCCGACGCTTCCGCTCGGTGACGTTCCGAGTCATCCCTTGGACGGCAACGATATCTTCGGTAGTGCGCTCGCTTTCGGGCACCTCGCTGTCGTAGATCGGCGTCCCGCGAACATCGGCGTAAATGACGTCACCTGCCTTCGTCTCCAAGGGGAGATACCGCTCCTCGACTGTCTCGCCCGACAGAATCTGTTCGAGAAGCTCCATGGCGCGTTCTGCGGCCTCCTCGTCGGGAAAGACCAGCTGCATCGACGAGCCGGTGAGTTCTTCGGGCTCGTAGCCCAGCAACTCGACGACGGACGGGCTGTTGTAGGTGAACTGTCCGTTGAGATCGAGCCGAAAGACGTGATCGAAACTGGCGTCGATGACTGCGCGATAGATCTCACTGCGTTCGTTGAGCTGGGTTTCCCACGCCGTGAGTTCCTGTTCGTACTGCTGTTGTTCGATCTCGTAGCCAGCCATCTGTGCCACCAGATGGCTGAACGATTTTTCGGCCTCGGAAAACGGCTCAGCACGTGCGTTTTGGGCGGTAAAACAGACTGTTCCGTACGGTTCGCCGTCGACCAAAATCGGTGCACCGTGGTAACAGTGAATGCCGTATTCGACAGCATCCACACTATCTTCGAGTCCCACGTCGGTGACGTCGGAAAACGCGACGATCTCCTCTTCGCGAATCGTCCGCAAACAGTAGGTGGTGTTGAGATCTCGCTTGAGCCCAGTCGGATCGGGTTGCTCGCCCGGATCGGTACTGATGAGGACTTCCCAGTGGTCGGTCTCCTGATCGATCGTGGTGACGATTCCCATGTCGACGCCGAACTGTGAGACACCGACATCGAGGGCGTCTCGGAGCCGCTCTTCAAGTGGGCGGTCGGTTTGCATCACCTCGTAGAGTCGTGAGTATGCCGTCTGGCGATCAAACCCTGCTTGGATCCCACTCATACTGCTTGCCCCCGGCTCTCGCTCATACTTATCTATTGGGGATACGTCCTATTATAAACTCCGTACGGTGACACCGCAGATCCCGATAGTGCAGACGGTCGACCCCGGTTTCGGCTGGCTTTTTAGTGCCGCCGTCCCTCCCTACCGTATGGTTTCGGAACTCTTTGATCCCGACCGCTGGGAGACCGTCGACGCCTTCGCGTTCGACGACATCACCTACCACCGCGGGGTCGACGTCCCGGCCGTCCGCATCGCCTTTGACCGCCCAGAAGTTCGGAATGCGTTCCGCCCGGGCACGGTCGACGAACTGTACACAGCCCTCGATCACGCCCGCAAACAGGCCTCGATTGGCTGCGTGCTTCTGACGGGCAACGGCCCCTCCGAGAAGGACGGCGGCTGGGCCTTCTGCTCGGGCGGCGACCAGTCGGTCCGGGGTGGCTCGGGCTACGAGTACCGCGACGACGACGAGGCCGCCGCGGACGACGATCCAGCAGTACAGGAAGCCAAGGCCGGTCGACTCCACATTCTGGAAGTCCAGCGCCTGATTCGGACGATGCCCAAACCAGTCGTCGCCGTCGTGCCGGGCTGGGCAGTCGGTGGCGGCCATTCGCTGCACGTGATCTGTGACCTCACACTCGCCTCCGACGAACACGCCAAATTCCTCCAGACTGACCCTGATGTCGCCTCCTTCGACGGCGGCTTCGGCTCGGCGTATCTCGCCAAACAGATCGGCCAGAAGAAGGCCCGAGAAGTGTTCTTCCGGGGAAAAACCTACTCCGCCGAGGAGGCAGCCGATATGGGGATGGTCAACGAAGCAATCGCCCACGAGGATCTCGAAGACGTCGCCTTAGAGTGGGCCGACGAGATGACTCAAAAGAGCCCGACCGCGATGCGGATGCTCAAATACGCGTTTAATGCGACCGACGACGGGATGATGGGCCAGCAGGTGTTCGCCGGCGAGGCGACCCGGCTTGCCTACATGACCGATGAGGCCAAAGAGGGTCGGGATGCGTTTCTCGAAGGCCGCGAGCCCGATTTCGACGAGTTCCCGTGGCACTATTAGGCGACCTCAGTCGACGGCCTCGACACCGGTGATCTCGAACCGCGCCCCGCCTTCGGTACCCGTCGTAATCCGAATCTCCCAGCCGTGTGCTGCGACGATCTCGTCGACGATACTCAGTCCGAGGCCGGTACCATCGTGGGATGTCGAGTAACCCCCCTCGAACACGGTCTTGCGGACGTCCTCAGGGATGCCGGGCCCGTCGTCTTCGATATAAAAGCCGTCGTCGAGATCGCCGAACGTGACCTGAACGTTCTCCCCGCCGTGCTCGACAGCATTGCGGATGAGGTTCTCGAACAGTTGTCGGAGTCGCGTTTTGTCTGCGTCGACCCTTCGGTCGGTTTGGACCGACACGGTCGCCTTCTCGGTCGGGACGGTCTCCCAACACTGCTCGACGAGCGTCCGGAGGTCGATGGTCGAGCGTTCGCTGATGGCGTTTTCGGTCCGACTCAGCAGGAGGACGTCGTCGATCAGCGTATCCATCCGTTCGACCGCGGCCTGTACGCGGTGGAGTTCGGAGACATCGCCAGTTTCGACAGCTATGTCGACGTAACCCTCGATAATGCCGAGTGGGTTCCGCAGGTCGTGGGAGACGATGGAGGCAAACCGCTCCAACTGCTCGTTTTGTTCGTGGAGCTGTTCGGTCACCTGTCGGCGCTGGAGTTCGTAGCTCACCCACCGACTCATCAGGTCGACTAAGGTTTCTTCCCAATCGGAGAACTGGCCGTTTTTCGTCTCGGTGCCGTAGAAACAGAACGTCCCGTACACCTCGTCGTCGACGAAGACTGGCGCGCCGAGATAACATCCGATTCCCCACTCGGCGAACCCAGCGCGGTCGGTCTCGTCGGGGGCATCGCGTTCGACATCTCCCAATACGACCGTCCGTTCGGTGCTGGCGGCGATCTCGCAGTTGGTGGCCGACACCGG
This sequence is a window from Halohasta litchfieldiae. Protein-coding genes within it:
- a CDS encoding sensor histidine kinase, encoding MSGIQAGFDRQTAYSRLYEVMQTDRPLEERLRDALDVGVSQFGVDMGIVTTIDQETDHWEVLISTDPGEQPDPTGLKRDLNTTYCLRTIREEEIVAFSDVTDVGLEDSVDAVEYGIHCYHGAPILVDGEPYGTVCFTAQNARAEPFSEAEKSFSHLVAQMAGYEIEQQQYEQELTAWETQLNERSEIYRAVIDASFDHVFRLDLNGQFTYNSPSVVELLGYEPEELTGSSMQLVFPDEEAAERAMELLEQILSGETVEERYLPLETKAGDVIYADVRGTPIYDSEVPESERTTEDIVAVQGMTRNVTERKRRDGLISVINRVLRHNLRNDVGVINGYAEMLEDQLVGQQQTLAKRVRTTSDRLLDLSETAQKLEQTLDGPIERKPIDLRPLVDRVVDQLGDQYPEASIAASGLETCVVDTAPRLETAVWELVDNAAKHTGETPTVGIELAETDTHVAIRVRDEGPGLPELERSVLESGEETPLAHGRGLGLWLVYWIVTGVGGTVSVIEPQQLGSTVELRLPKPPVSASE
- a CDS encoding 1,4-dihydroxy-2-naphthoyl-CoA synthase, with amino-acid sequence MVSELFDPDRWETVDAFAFDDITYHRGVDVPAVRIAFDRPEVRNAFRPGTVDELYTALDHARKQASIGCVLLTGNGPSEKDGGWAFCSGGDQSVRGGSGYEYRDDDEAAADDDPAVQEAKAGRLHILEVQRLIRTMPKPVVAVVPGWAVGGGHSLHVICDLTLASDEHAKFLQTDPDVASFDGGFGSAYLAKQIGQKKAREVFFRGKTYSAEEAADMGMVNEAIAHEDLEDVALEWADEMTQKSPTAMRMLKYAFNATDDGMMGQQVFAGEATRLAYMTDEAKEGRDAFLEGREPDFDEFPWHY